In Panicum virgatum strain AP13 chromosome 5K, P.virgatum_v5, whole genome shotgun sequence, the genomic window ACAGCCTGCCTGATGGACTCAACGACCGATTTCCTCCGCAGCATCCATGAGGGCCTCCACTGGAACTTGAGGAAATCCCAGTCATTTGATGGCCCGCGCGATTGATGCaacagtttttgcagttatatCAGTCCAGTGCCAGAATTCTAAGCTGGGTAGGGCACTGATGGTTGTGTTCTCCTCTCAGAACAGAAGCATTTCCTCCAAGTGCAGCTAACAGCAAGGTGAGAGGATAATTGTACCTACGCGAGTGCGTTCTCCTTTACCATTACATACATAATATAGAAGGTTGCGTACATGTAGAGAGTATAGTGCAGAATCCAAATATACTACTGGCCACGTGTGCAGACTGTAGAGGCATTTGAACTTGGTAACGGCTCATGTGGCGGATGGTACCAAATACATACTGATCTGGATAAAGTATGGGGATGGCTGCCACTCAAAAATGTATGTATACATGTGATGTGCCCCCATGATGGAAATGAAATAATCTGTGCGAGCCATATATGAAATGTCAGCTTCCGTTACGGCTTTGTAGTAATGCCATCTGGCAGAAGCTGTGATGCGGAAGGCTCATCCCTTTTCAGCTTCCATACTGAGAACAGAACTGATGAATGGAGTCGTGGACCCTGCATGCTCTTCCTGGGACGGCCAGATGGGTGCCAGTCCACTTGGGGGGATGGGAGATCCATCACGCATTTTGAACCCGTGATCAGGATTAACAAAAGCCGAGTAGCTTTCGATGTGATTCTCGGCTgtttcgccccccccccccccccccggcgcgtAAATTAAAAACGACCGGCGCGATGATCCTCTTGTTTAATCATTCCACCTCAAGCAGCTGCCGCCTAGCGAATGCGCGCACCGTCCGTCGCCTCAATCGCCGTGCGATGTCGTGTTCCGGCGAGCCGGATTCCTCCGGCGACCCCACCGACCAGCGGCAGGGAGGGAGCAGGGCCATCGGCCATGGCCAACTCGAGGACCCGAGAACGTGAAGTCTTTTGTTGCTTTCTATCTGTCCAAACCtaccctcctcctccaccgagtCACGGGCTGCAATGCAAACCCCTTGCCTTGCCTTCCCTCCACTCCACGCACGCCAATCCAAAGACGCCCTCCTCCGTCGCCGCGCCCTCCACCATGCACACACACCTCTCCGCCCCACTGGCCACTgtaccacctcctcctccatgccATTGCCACTAGATctaccaccgccaccgccaccatatCTATCCCGTCCCGGAAACATTCTGAACGCGGCAGCTAGCATAGCAGCTGCAGAAATCATGGCCCCTACTTCCCCTCCTGCCAGCCTACTGCTGCTCCAGCGCCTGTTCCCGTtaacgctgctgctgctgctgttcatTGGCGGCGCTCCAGcgaccgcgcgcgccgccgccgacatgcCGATGCCGGTGAACGAGGAGGTGCTGGGGCTGGTGGTCTTCAAGAGCGCGCTCTCCGACCCGTCCGGCGCGCTGGCCACGTGGACCGAGTCTGACGCCACGCCCTGCGGCTGGCGCTGCGTCGAGTGCGACCCGGCCACCTCCCGGGTCCTccgcctctccctctccggccTCGCGCTATCCGGCCCCATGCCGCGCGGCCTCGACCGCCTCCCCGCGCTCCAGGAGCTCAACCTCGCCCGCAACAACCTCTCCGGCCCGCTCCCGCCGGGCCTCTCCCTGCTCACCTCCCTCCGCTCGCTCGACCTCTCCTACAACGCCTTCTCCGGCCCGCTCCCCGGCGACGTCGCGCTCCTCGCCTCCCTGCGCTACCTCGACCTCACCGCCAACGCCTTCTCCGGCCCGCTCCCGCCCGCGTTCCCGCCGGCCATCCGCTTCCTCATGCTGTCCGGCAACCAGTTCTCCGGCCCGATCCCGGAGGGCCTGCCCAGGAGCCCGCTGCTGCTCCACCTCAACCTGTCCGGCAACCAGCTCTCCGGCTCGCCAGACTTCGCCGGCGCGCTCTGGCCGCTCGAGCGCCTGCGCACGCTCGACCTGTCGCGCAACCAGTTCTCCGGCCCCGTCGCCGACGGCATCGCCAGGCTCCACAACCTCAAGACCCTCAGCCTCAGCGGCAACAGGTTCTTCGGCGCCGTCCCGCAGGACATCGGCCGGTGCCCGCACCTCAGCACCCTCGATCTGAGCTCCAACGCGTTCGACGGCCACCTCCCGGACTCCATCGCCCAGCTCGGCTCGCTGGTCTACCTCGCCGCGTCCGGCAACCGGCTCTCCGGCGACGTCCCCGCCTGGCTTGGCAAGCTGGCCGCGGTGCAGCACCTGGATTTGTCCGACAACGCGCTCACCGGAACGTTGCCGGACTCGCTCGGCGACCTCAAGGCGCTCAGGTACCTGAGCCTATCCAGGAACCAGCTCTCCGGCTCCGTCCCGGCCTCCTTGTCCGGGTGCGCCAAGCTCGCCGAGCTGCACCTGCGGGGCAACAGCCTCAGCGGCAGCATCCCCGACGCGCTGTTCGACGTCGGGCTCGAGACGCTCGACATGTCGTCCAACGCGCTGTCGGGCGCCCTGCCGTCCGGCTCCACGACGATGGCGGAGACCCTGCAGTGGCTGGACCTCTCCGGCAACCAGCTGACCGGCGGCATCCCTGCGGAGATGCTGCTCTTCTTCAAGCTCCGGTACCTGAACCTGTCCCGCAACGACCTCCGCACGCAGCTTCCGCCGGAGCTCGGCCTGCTCCGCAACCTGACGGTGCTCGACCTGCGTAGCACCGGCTTGTACGGGGCGATGCCCGCCGACCTCTGCGGGTCCGGGAGCCTCATCGCCGTGCTCCAGCTCGACGGCAACTCTCTCGGTGGCCCCATCCCCGACAGCATCGGGAATTGTTCGTCACTGTACCTGCTGTAAGTCAGTCGAGTGTTGAGTTGCGTTGCGTTGCGTTGGTGTTGGTGTTGCGTGTTGCGTGTTGCGTCGCGTCTGACGACTgctgaacaacaacaacaacaactgaACATGTTCAATAATAACGTGCAGGAGCTTGGGGCACAACGGGTTGACGGGGCCGATCCCGGCGGGCATTTCGGAGCTGAAGAAGCTGGAGATCCTGCGGCTGGAGTACAACAAGCTGAGCGGCGAGATCCCGCCGCAGCTGGGCGCGCTGGAGAGCCTCCTGGCCGTGAACATCTCGCACAACCGGCTGGTGGGGCGGCTGCCGGCGTCGGGCGTGTTCCAGAGCCTGGACACGAGCGCGCTGGAGGGCAACCTGGGCCTCTGCAGCCCGGTAGTGACGGAGCCGTGCAGGATGAACGTGCCCAAGCCGCTGGTGCTGGACCCCAACGCGtacgcgcacggcggcggcgacaacaACCTCGAGACCAACGGCGCGGGGCTGCCGAGGAAGCGCCGGGTCCTAAGCGTGTCCGCCATGGTGGCCATCTGCGCGGCGCTCGTGATCATCCTCGGCGTCATCGTCATCACCTTGCTCAACATGTCGGCCCGGCGGAGGGCCCAGGAGGCggccgagcagcagcagcagcagcagcagcacaaggAGCTGGAGAGCATCGTCACCAGCAGCAGCTCGACCAATAACAATAAgtcatcgtcgtcgccgtcgtccggcaataagctcgccgccggcaaggTGGTGACGTTCGGGCCAGGAAGCAGCCTTCGGTCCGAGGACCtggtcgccggcgccgacgcgctGCTGAGCAGGGCGACGGAGATCGGGCGCGGCGCGTTCGGGACGGTGTACCGCGCGTCGGTCGGGCAAGGGCGGGTGGTGGCGATCAGGAAGCTAGCGGCGGCGAGCATCGTCAAGTCCCGCGACGACTTCGACCGAGAGGTGCGCGTGCTGGGCAAGGCGAAGCACCCCAACCTGCTGCCGCTGAGGGGCTACTACTGGACGccgcagctgcagctgctcatCACCGACTACGCGGCGCACGGCAGCCTGGAGGcgcggctccacggcggcgggcgtgcgccgccgctgacGTGGGAGGAGCGGTTCCGGGTGGTGGCCGGCACGGCCCGCGGGCTGGCGCACCTGCACCAGGCGTTCCGGCCGCCGCTGATCCACTACAACGTGAAGCCGAGCAACATCTTCCTGGACGAGCGGTGCAACCCGGTGGTGGGCGACTTCGGGCTGGCGCGGCTGCTGCTCAAGCCCAACAAGCAGGCGGCGGAGCACCAGTTCCAGGGGTACGTGGCGCCGGAGCTGGCGTGCCAGAGCCTGCGGGTCAACGAGAAGTGCGACATCTACGGGCTGGGCGTGCTCATCCTGGAGCTGGTGAcggggcggcgggcggtggagtACGGGGAGGACGacgtggtggtgctgcaggacCAGGTGCGGGTGCTGCTGGAGCACGGCAACGCGCTCGAGTGCGCCGACCCCGGGATGGCCGGCGACTTCCCGGAGGAcgagctgctgccgctgctcaaGCTGGGCATGGTGTGCACGTCGCAGATCCCCTCCAACCGCCCGTCCATGGCGGAGGTGGTCCAGATCCTGCAGGTCATCAAGGCCCCCGTCCCCGCCCGTGGGGGTGGGGCGCCCGCCTTCTGAATTTCTCATGGCGTGGATTTCTCTGATCGATTCTCAGTTTCTGACACCGTACCGTACGTCGTCGTCTCCATCGTCCCTTCATTCTTCCTCACTTTTTCGATTGGCAACGGCATCTGGGTCGGTCGCCGGCAGTGGCACGGCAGACTGCAACAAGCACTACTCATGTGCATCATCCTAGATTGGTAGCTAGCTCCATCAGTAGTATTCTCTCCTTTGTCACGCTCACCTCGACTTGTACTGCACCGTGCCAATTTTTCCAGCCTTGGTTTCGCTTTCGGATGTCACACATCGTCacgccttctttttcttcttctttccacTGCACTGCACTGTGCTGTGTCGCCAccacatgcacatgcacttacctgtttttttcttctttctttttcaacTGCAAGTGTAGTGAAATGAAGACAAGAGATAACAGATATCCATTGGCACACAGTGCTCTGTCCCGTTCTCTCTTAACCGTTCCTGCAGTTCGACACGTCTCGATCGATTCTGCCTGGCGGCTGCGGATGGGTGAGTTGTAGCAGCGTTGGCAGCTTGGCGCGTTGTTGCCCTATCTAGTGTTTCTTAGCTTGTTGCCTTGTTCAATTTCCGTCTTGGGACGGAGGCCTTCCACCCCATAGGTGATGGTTAAGTTGAGCTCCATGAGGCATGTGAGCACACAGCAAAAGTGTGCGTGCGTGAGCTCGGGGGTCCACCGCCCACCCcctacacacggcaaagaatcaGGCCGCCGGTATCATGTTCACATACCAACAGTGAGATCAATGAGTGCGTGCATGTGGGTCCTCGATGTATTAGCAGGATCTTGGATGAATTATTATGGCTTTGGCGATTGCTTGGATGGTTGAAACATAGTCATTCTATTCAGATTGATATCTGATCATCAGTAGTG contains:
- the LOC120709293 gene encoding probably inactive leucine-rich repeat receptor-like protein kinase At3g28040, with amino-acid sequence MQTPCLAFPPLHARQSKDALLRRRALHHAHTPLRPTGHCTTSSSMPLPLDLPPPPPPYLSRPGNILNAAASIAAAEIMAPTSPPASLLLLQRLFPLTLLLLLFIGGAPATARAAADMPMPVNEEVLGLVVFKSALSDPSGALATWTESDATPCGWRCVECDPATSRVLRLSLSGLALSGPMPRGLDRLPALQELNLARNNLSGPLPPGLSLLTSLRSLDLSYNAFSGPLPGDVALLASLRYLDLTANAFSGPLPPAFPPAIRFLMLSGNQFSGPIPEGLPRSPLLLHLNLSGNQLSGSPDFAGALWPLERLRTLDLSRNQFSGPVADGIARLHNLKTLSLSGNRFFGAVPQDIGRCPHLSTLDLSSNAFDGHLPDSIAQLGSLVYLAASGNRLSGDVPAWLGKLAAVQHLDLSDNALTGTLPDSLGDLKALRYLSLSRNQLSGSVPASLSGCAKLAELHLRGNSLSGSIPDALFDVGLETLDMSSNALSGALPSGSTTMAETLQWLDLSGNQLTGGIPAEMLLFFKLRYLNLSRNDLRTQLPPELGLLRNLTVLDLRSTGLYGAMPADLCGSGSLIAVLQLDGNSLGGPIPDSIGNCSSLYLLSLGHNGLTGPIPAGISELKKLEILRLEYNKLSGEIPPQLGALESLLAVNISHNRLVGRLPASGVFQSLDTSALEGNLGLCSPVVTEPCRMNVPKPLVLDPNAYAHGGGDNNLETNGAGLPRKRRVLSVSAMVAICAALVIILGVIVITLLNMSARRRAQEAAEQQQQQQQHKELESIVTSSSSTNNNKSSSSPSSGNKLAAGKVVTFGPGSSLRSEDLVAGADALLSRATEIGRGAFGTVYRASVGQGRVVAIRKLAAASIVKSRDDFDREVRVLGKAKHPNLLPLRGYYWTPQLQLLITDYAAHGSLEARLHGGGRAPPLTWEERFRVVAGTARGLAHLHQAFRPPLIHYNVKPSNIFLDERCNPVVGDFGLARLLLKPNKQAAEHQFQGYVAPELACQSLRVNEKCDIYGLGVLILELVTGRRAVEYGEDDVVVLQDQVRVLLEHGNALECADPGMAGDFPEDELLPLLKLGMVCTSQIPSNRPSMAEVVQILQVIKAPVPARGGGAPAF